A window of Betaproteobacteria bacterium genomic DNA:
CCTGCCGTTTCGCAGGATGCGATGCCCGGCATCACCGAGGCGGGGCATATTCTTTCCTCGGCCAGGAAACTTCGTTCCCTGCGGGAGGCCGAGCAGCAGCTTGCCGATCAGGCGCAGAAGCTCTTTCCCGGCTGGAGCCTCGTGCGCCGGCTGCGGGAGGAACCCGCGGCCATCCGGGGACTGGAGCGGGCCATCGATCATTACCTCAACGCACAGCAACTCGCGGACGTGTGGGAGGTGCGAAGCCGGCTGCGCGAGGTCACCGGTTCCGGGGCAGCGGGGGTGTTCGAGGATCTGCGGCGCTTCACCGGCGAGGAGCTGGGCAATCCGGAGATCGCGGACAACGCGCTGGTCGAACGGTGGTTCGTCCTTTGCTCGGAGTTCAAGCGTCTGCATGGACTGGCGGACGAATTCGCCCGGATCGCCAGCGTTACCGCCGCCATCGAGGATTCGGGCGCGGCAAAGCTTGCGGCGCTGCTCCGACAGCCGTCGGATCTTCCGCGTGAGAGTCTCGTACCGGACAACTGGCGGGATACCTGGCGCATACGCCGTCTGGCGACCCAGCTGCGCGCCGTGTCGGCAGGACCGCGCGTGCTGGAACTGTCGGCTCAGCGCACGGAGATCGAGCACGATCTGACCCGTGCCTATCGGGAACTGGTCGTGCGGCGCTCCTGGCTCAGACTGACCGAGCAAGCCACGCCTGGCGTGCGCGCGGCGTTGCAGGCCTATCTCAGCGCCGTTCAAAGGCTGGGCAAGGGGACCGGTAAGCGCGCAGCCCGCTACCGGCAGGATGCGCGGGACGCGGCGGCGGCCGCCAACGCCGCAGTACCTTGCTGGATCATGCCGCATCACCGCATTTCTGAATCGCTGCCCTCGCAGTTCGGCGCGTTCGACCTCGTGGTGATCGACGAGGCCTCGCAATCGGATCTCTCTGCGCTCCCCGCACTCCTGCGAGGCGCGAAGTTCCTCGTGGTGGGCGACGACAAGCAGGTCTCCCCCGACCCCGTGGGGCTGGACGAGGACCGCATCCGGGCGATGATGCAGCGGCATCTCGCGAATCAGGTCCCTCTCTATCGTTCTCAGATGTCGCCGGAAAGATCGATCTACGACCTCGCGCGCGTGGCCTTCGCCGCCAATGGCGTCATGCTCAAGGAACACTTCCGCTGCATCGCGCCGATCATCGAGTTTTCCAAGCGCGAGTTCTACGGGGACGAACTGCGTCCGCTGAGGCTGCCGGTCCGGTCACGGCGCCTCGATCCGCCCCTGGTGGATGTCCTGATCGAAGGTGCGAGCCGGACAGGCGACCTCAATGCAGCCGAGATCGAGTTCATCGTGTCGGAGATCGGGCGCATCGCTGCCGACTCGCGTACACGCGGCCGGTCGATCGGAGTGGTTTCGCTGCTGGGAGAGGAACAGGCGGTCCGGATCTGGGAACTCGCTGCGGACCGACTGGGGCCTGCCGTGCTGCAGGAACACGCATTGGTGTGCGGCGATGCAAAAGCGCTCCAGGGAAGGGAACGCGACATCGTGTTCCTTTCCATGGTGGTGGCGCCCAACGACCTCGGCGGGCCGCTTGCCCGCGATACGTTCGCCCAGCGATTCAACGTCGCGGCGTCCAGGGCGCGCGAGCGGATGGTCCTGGTGCGCTCGGTCAAACCCGAGCACCTTCCCGACTCCGACCGTCTGCGTCTCGGTCTCATCGCTCATTTCCGGCAACCGTTCGCCGCGGGGCCGTCGCTGGAGGTCCCGGCACGGGAACGCTGCGAATCGATGCTCGAGCGGGCACTCTTCGACTGGCTGGTTGCCAGAGGTTATCGCGTCACGCCACGCGTACAGGTAGGCGCCTGGACCATCGATCTGGTGGTGGAAGGCACGGGCGACAACCGCATCGCCATCGAGTGTGATGGGGACCGGCACGTCGGCGCTGCGTACTGGCTCGACGATGTCCGACGTCAGCGGGTGCTGGAGCGTACCGGCTGGAACTTCTGGCGCTGCTTCGCGACCCGTTTCGTGCTGGAGCGGGATGCGGTCCTCGCGGAACTCGAAGCGGTGCTCGCGTCCCGAGGGATCCGGCCGCTGCGAGGAGGCGAGCCCGAGCGGTTCTCCCTCACCGAACACCGGGTGTTGCGCGTGTCGTCGCCGGAAGGCCCGCATCGTCCGGCCGCTGCCGCGGCGGGAGCGGGCCGGAGCGATCCGGCCCGGGCGCTCCGGACCCCATGAGTTGCGATGCCGTTCAGCGGAACAGCGATTCCATTTCCCGCCGCACCCGCACGGCGGCGTTGGATTCGTCGACGGCAATGTCGGCCCAACGGAGAGGCTCCCCGGCCGCGACCGGACGTACGACCTTCCACCCGTGCGCCAGTCCCAGCGGCAGACCACCGATCCGCAGAGACTCTTCCGCCGGCATGAGGCGCCCCACGACGGTGTAGCCGCCCTCTCCGTCCAAGATCTCCCCGGGCGCGAGCGCACGTTTTGCGCTGGCCACGACGTCCGCCCTGAAGCCGGTGGGGCATCCGGTGGCTTCCTTGCGGACACCCACGGAAGCGACCGATATTCCGACCTCGAGACCGATGAGGTGCCACCGCTTGTACAGACAGGCATAGCGTCCTGACGGATCGGTCCGCACTCCGTACTCCGCGAAGCACCGCCGGATGTACTCCGTGTCGCCCTCGAATACGACCCAGACGCCGAATCGGATGTCGTAGGGAATGGGTGTGCCGTCCTTTTCCAGCGAGGACACCACTTCGACCTGCCCTCGGTGATGCAGCACGCCGCCTTCCTCGCGCGGCCGGATGACCTTCGGAATGTCGTCGACGCTGGCCGGCGGATAGGCGAGACCCCAGGGAGCCGGCGTCAGCCCCGTTGCGTTGCATACCGCCGTGCTTTCGATCGCAGGCTTGGATCCGTCGAGGAAGGAATTGAACATCTTCGGGTTGAGTCCGCCGATCCTGGCCTGTTCCGGCGTCAGCCCGTAGTGCCCCCACACCGTCTCGGGCGTGGATTGCGCGAAATGTGGCAGCCACTTGTGGCCGCGACCGGCCGAGATCACGTTGAAACCGGCCGCCCGCGCCCAATCCACGAGATCGCAGATGAGTGCCGGCTGATCGCCGTAGGCGAGGCTGTACACCACGCCCGCTTCGCGGGCCCGCCGGGCGAGCAGCGGCCCGCAGAAGGCGTCTGCCTCAACGGTCACCATCACGACGTGCTTCCCGTGGCGGAACGCCTCGAGCGCGTGGTCGACCGCGGCCATGGGATTGCCCGTGGCTTCCACGACGATGTCGATGGCGGGGTGCCGGACCAGCGACGTCCAGTCGTCGGTCACGTGCGTGAGTCCGCTGGCCAGCGCGGCGTCGATCGAGACGGCCTCGGCGCGACCGGCCTGCCATCCGACACGCTCGAGATTCGCGCGGGCGCCTGCGGGATGAAGGTCCGCGATGCATGCGAGGTGAACGCCTGGCGTCTTCGGCACCTGGGCGAGATACATTGCACCGAACTTCCCGGCGCCGATCAGGCCGATGCGAAGCGGCGAGCCGCCGGCCTGCCTCTCGAGGAGTTTGGCGTGAAGATTCATGGTTCGATTCGTCTCCCTGGGTGAGTTTCAATGTGCCATGGCATGCCGCACGTGGCGATCTCTCGACGTTCAACAGCGTGCAGGCGGACTCCGTACCGCACGGCTCCCGGATCGCGGCAGTCAGAAGTTCGCGGGAGGCGCCGGAATCACTTCGGATTCCGCATCGGGCGCCGGCGGCGTCCGCTCCCCGGAAATCTCGCCGCGGGGTGATTCGGTGCGGGCGAACTGGATGCGATGCAGCCGGGCATAGATGCCATCCTGCCGCATCAGCTCACCGTGAGATCCGATCTCCGCGATGCGCCCTTCGTCGAGTACGATGATCCGGTCGGCGTTCTCGATGGTGGATAACCGATGCGCGATCACCAGCGTGGTCCGTCCTTCCATCAGTCGGTCCAGCGCAGCCTGGACCTGCCTTTCGGATTCGGAATCCAGCGCGGACGTGGCTTCGTCAAGAATGAGGATCGGCGCGTTCTTGAGCAGCGTGCGGGCAATGGCGAGGCGCTGGCGCTGGCCGCCGGACAGCCGGACACCGTTTTCTCCCACGATGGTGGCGAGCCCCTGCGGCATGTCGCGGATGAAGCCCATGGCGTTCGCGGCTTCGGCGGCCGCGATCACTTCGGACTGGGTCGCCCCTGCACGGGCGCCGTAGGCGATGTTGGCGGCAATCGTGTCGTTGAACAGCGCGACTTCCTGCGACACGAGCGCGATGTTCGACCTCAGGCTTTCGAGAGAGATGTCGCGGAGGTCAAGTCCATCCAGAAGAATACGGCCGGAGGTGGGCTGATAGAACCGCGGAACGAGATTGGCCAGCGTCGTCTTACCTCCTCCCGAAGGTCCCACGAGCGCGATCGTCTCACCTGCGCGAATGAACAACGAGATGTCTCGAAGTGCGGGCCGTTCGGCACGCGCATACTGCATCGTGACGTTCTCGAAGACGAGATCGCCGCGCGCGCGCGGCATCCCCAACGTGCCGGAATCCGGTTCCGGATTCCGATCGAGCAGACCGAAGATGCTCTCCGCAGCGGCGAGGCCCTTCTGCAACTGCTCGTTCACGCCCGTCAGCCGCTTGAGGGGCTGCAGGAGCATGAGCATCGCCGTGATGAACGACACGAATCCGCCGACGGTCGTCTCGTTTGCCGCCGACTGTCTTGCGACGATGGTGATGATGACGGCGAGAGCGATGGCAGCGATGAGTTGCACGATGGAGGTGTTGGCGGCCGCCGCCGCCGCGTACTTCATGCTGAACCGGCGGACCCGGTTGGCGCTGTCGTGGAACCGGCGGGTCTCGTAGGAGGCTCCGCCGAATATCTTCACGACCTTCTGACAGTCGATCCCTTCCTGGAGGACCTGCGTGGTATCGCCCATGGCCTGCTGCACTTCGCGGCCCACGCGGCGAAGACGGCGGCTGAAGAGACGAACGATCAGCGTGATGCCGGGCACGGTCACCAGGGTGATGAGCGTGAGCTTCCAGTTGAGGTAGAAAAGCCACCCCAGCAGACCGGCGATGGTGATGCTGTCCTTGAGGGATACGGTGACGGCGGAAGTGGCAGCGGACGTGACCTGCGTCACGTCGAAGGTGACCTTGGAGACGAGGTTGCCGCTCACCTGCTCGTCGTAGAAATCGACCGGGAGCACCATGAACTTGCGGAACATGGCTTCCCGCAGGTCCAGAACCACCCTCGTGGCAACCCAGTTCGAACAGTAACTTTCGATGAAGTTGGCGACACCCCGTATCAGGAATAGCGCCACGAGCGCGACCGGCATCCATTGCATCAACCATGGATCCTTCTCCACGAAGGTTCCATCCAGCAACGGCTTCATCAGAGCCGGCAAGGCCGGCTCGGTCACGGCCGCCACGATGGTGCCGAGAACCGATGCGGCGAAGATGCGCCAGTAGGGACGGACGTAGCGCAGAAGTCGCAGATAAAGCTGCGCGCTCGTCGGAGTAGACATGCCGGGAAGATAGCAGAAAACGCGTGGCGGACCGGCGCCGCCTCGCGCGCCCGCGCTTCGTTCAGCGACCGTCGAAGTGGTAATCCAAGTTCACGAGCACCGCGCGCCCGGCCGCGGGATAGGCGTTGTAGACGCCCGGCGAGCCCCCCGCCACGCCATAGGAAAAGTAGTCGGCGCCCAGGGCATTCAGCAACACTCCGCGCAGTCGCCAGGGACCGGACTCATGTGCAACGGTGAAATCGACGACCGTATAGGCGGGCATCTTCGCATTGAAGGAGTTCGTCTGGTCGTTGTCGAAACGCTGCGTTCCCACATAGGTTGCCGTCGCGGAAAGTACCATCGCTTCCGTTGCCTGGTAGCCGAGGGACAGGGTCGCCTTGTGCTTCGGAACCAGGGGAATCTCGTTCCCCCCTACCGTGGCCCCGGAGAACGTGCCGTCACGAAAACGGGCGCGTGTCCAGGCGTAGTTCGCACCCGCGGTCCACTTCCCGGCCAGGGTCACCGAACCATCCAGTTCGAGACCGGAACGCTGCGTGGGGGGAAGATTCACGTTGCGAAACCCCACCGGGTCGAACAGGATCTCGTTCTGAAGCTTGGAAACGAAGTAGGCCACTCGCCAGCGGGAATCGGGGCGGCTGCCGTCCAGACCGACCTCGCGATCGCTCGACGTCTGGGGCTCCAGAAAGTTCGCGGGACCGGCACAGAAGCATCGGACATCGTCCACGTTCGCGATCCGGAAGCTGCGACCGATCTTGGCGTAGATGGATCCGGCTTCCCCAATTGCCTGACGAAGCGCCAGTTCGGAGGCGCGGATGTTCCGGTTCCGCGTCGATATCGCACCGGACTCCCGGATCTCGCTGCGCGCGCGCTGCTGTCTCGCACCCAGACTCACCGTCGTGTCCGGCGCGATGACAATCGTGTCTTGGAAGTACACCGCAGCGTTGTCCTGCTTGCCTGTGCCGGTGTACGAAAAGCTGGTGATGCGGTTGTCGAAATCCCAGGATTCCCAGTCGATGCCGGCGATCAGGGTGTGTTGCACTGAACCGATGCCGAATGGAATGCGCACCCGTGGCGAAAGGCCGAGGACCTTGCTGTCGATGGTGTTGAAGCCTCCGAACTGGAAGCTCTGGCTGCTGCGATCGCGGTGCATGAAATCCGCCGCGAAGGATCCCCACTCGTATTGTTGCGTTCCCCCCAGCACGACGCGGGTCGCGTCGAGGCTGGCGGAATCATCCGGAGTCGAAGTGCCCCTGCGATCGGAGACGAGCTGGGCCGCGGACCGAGACGACGGAAGCCGCAGATCCTCCTGGCTATGCGAAACGGCCAGAGAGAGCGAACCGCGATCCGTGAACCAGCGCAGTTCGGCCTGTGCGTTCTGCTCCCTCACGTCGTTGTTGCGGCGATAGTTGTCGGAAGCCAGGTGGTTCACGCTGACCGCCGCGGCGAGCCGATCCGATCCAACCGATCCTCTTGCACCCATGCCCCACGTGCCGTAGCTCCCAGCGGTCGCAACGAGCCGTCCCGCACGATCTCCCGCCGCGGGGCTTCGGGTGATGACGTTGATCGTGCCTCCGGTGGCACCGCTGCCGTAGAGCACCGCACCGCTTCCGCGGAGTATTTCGATGCGCTCGACGTCCGCCAGCGACAGGGAGGCGAGGTTGGCGGGTGTCTGTTCGTTCTCGGAAATGCGCTGGCCGTTCACCAGGATCAGCGTGTTCTGATCGGCGAACATGCCGAAGCCACGCAGGTCGATCTGCCTGTTCGGACTGCCGGCATTGTCCCGGACGACGATGCCAGCCTGCTTGGAGAGGACTTCGGGGATCGTGGTCGCGCCCGATCTCGAGATATCGTCCGCGGTCAGAACCTGCACACCGACGGGATGATCCGCGGGGGACTGCTGAAAGCGGGCACCGGTGACGACGACCGTGGGAACGGAAAGGTGAGAGAGAAGATCGGCCCCGGCGGATTCCGCGCAGGGCAGCGCGGAAAGCGCCGGGACCAGCGCCAGGCTGGCAAAGGTGATGCGGTGCACTTGTCTTCTCGCAGAGCACGCCCACCGCGTGCATGTGAGTGAGGAATGCCGACCTGCCAAGGCGCGCCGGGCGACACCTGGCGGTCGAGCAACGGCCGTCCGGGCCGGTATCCGGGCTCACGAGTTCCACGGATGGTGCTCCGTGGATCAGCGCACCGCCTTCCCACCCCTGTTTCTGCCGGCGTGAGCCGGAGATGCATGGAGCAGTGGCGTCTTGGCACGACTGAACTCGCTTACCGTTGCGGGGGCAGCACAGGCATCGCGACGGCAGTCGCTCACCTGATTCCCGTTTGACCCGAGCTGCTGACAGCAGCACCGGGCACCCGAACGAGCCGTGATTCTAGCAACGAGTCCTGAGGTCCGCCCAGTGGGGCAGCACGTTGACGGCTTCCGGCCTTCACCGCAATGACTGCGTCATGAGCTGATGCTCTGCGTTCAGAACACGGCGTTAGCCGTTGACCCGAATCGTTTTTTTTCAGTATAGTGAGTTCATGGAAGCCGAACTCACAGCCTTGGACGAACGGATCAAGACGCTGATCAGACTCGCGGACGGGTTACGCGCCGAGAACTCCGAACTGCGTCAGCTGGTCGCGTCCATGCAGGGAGAGAACCAGCAGTTGCGGGACAGGGTCTCGTCTGCTCGTGCGCGTCTGGAGGGTCTGCTTGCGCGGATCCCCGATTCCGAAACCTGACCGGAGTCTTCCTTGGGCAACGAAGCGAAAGCGTTCGACGTCAGCATCATGGGCCGCGAGTTCAAGGTCTCATGCACGGAAGAGGAGCGCCCCGATCTGCTGCGCGCGGTGGAGTACCTCGATCGGAAGATGTGCGAAATCCGTGACTCCGGAAAGGTGGCGGGCTCCGAGCGTATCGCCGTCATGGCGGCACTCAATATCACCCATGAGCTGCTCAAGACGCAGGTATCCGGCGGCGTTGACCTCGGAGACTTGAAGCGTAGAATCGTCGGCATGCAGGCGTCTATCGATGCGGCGATGTCGAATCAGGATAAATTGTTCTGATTCGCGGCCGATAACAGGAGTGCAAGACACAGTCTTCGCTCCCTGTGGTGTTCGACAGGTCGTTAATTCTCTGAACCAATGTCACTCACCCGGTTGCGGACCCAAGCAGCGCTTTTGTGCGCGTCCCATGCGGATGTACCTTCGGCGCTCGGAACGCGACCACTCTTGGACCCCAGGTTCAAGATGCCCGGCCTGACGGCATTTGCGGGGGGCACCCCAAACGACAGAGGCGATGCGCGAGCGTCGCCTCTGTTTCTTTTCGTGCAGGACCAGCCTCCTTTGCGTTCTCGTCACTGTCTTCTCGGCACTGGCCGGTCTCATCCCCGCCAGTGCTGTCGGCATCGCCGGCACATGGGAGAAGATCCGAAGGGGGCTGCCCGCCCCTGCGCCCGCTACCATATCGCCAAGGGATGCGTCGCCCCCGACTGTTGCGGCCCGTTCGCGCGGCCTGGTATGTCTTCGCCGGGCTGCCGTGGCCCGTCGTTCCACCGTCAGGTGGATCGGACAGCGGAGCGAGATCACAGGCGCCGCATCACCTTCCTTCGCCAATGCTGCCGGACGAGGTCGCCGTGACATCCTGGGCCGCGGCGCTGCGATGCGGTATCGTTCCGCACATGCACCACACTCTGATCGTCGCGATCGCGTGTCTGCTCCTCGGCGGTCCCGCCGCGGCCGACGACACGGTGGAGATCTGGCCGATGCTGCAGTCGAGCCTCTTCGGCACCCGCCCCATCGCCGCCGCCGGCCCCGAGATTGTCCTCTCGCTGCCCGCCCGCGCGGAAGACGCGGCAGTCGTTCCCGTCTCCATCCTCACACGCCCGCGCCCGGAGACGGTACCGCCCCGCAAGCTCTATCTCGTCATCGAGCGCAATCCTTCTCCCGTAGCCGCCATCTTCGAGTTCGGCGAAGCCGCGGGCAGTGTCGAGATCGAGACCCGGGTCCGCGTCGAGACCAACAGCCCCGTGCGGGTAGTGGCCGAGTACGCCGACGGCTCGCTCAGCATGACCACAAAGTTCATCGAAGCCGCTGGTGGCTGCTCCGCCCCCGGCAGCAGAAGCGCTGCAGACGAAGCGGGGCTTGGCCGCATGCGCTGGCAACTGCCCGACACCGTGCGGTCCGACATTCCCAACCCGGTCACGCTTCTCATCCGCCATCCGAACACCTCAGGCCTGGCCATCGACCAGTCCTCGCGCCTGATCGAAACCCCGCGCTTCGTGCGCACCGTGCGCGTCATGTGGCGGGACAGGTTGGTGATGTCGGCGGACGTGGACTTCTCCATCAGCCAGAACCCCGCCTTTCGCTTCACCTTCCTTCCGGACGGCAGGGGCACCCTCAGTGCACAAGTCGTGGATTCCAGCGAACTGAAGTTCGAGAGCAGCGTTCCGGTGGCGGGAGAGGGGGAAAAGTAGAGGATATCCTCGCAGCGGCGCAGGTG
This region includes:
- a CDS encoding Gfo/Idh/MocA family oxidoreductase, encoding MNLHAKLLERQAGGSPLRIGLIGAGKFGAMYLAQVPKTPGVHLACIADLHPAGARANLERVGWQAGRAEAVSIDAALASGLTHVTDDWTSLVRHPAIDIVVEATGNPMAAVDHALEAFRHGKHVVMVTVEADAFCGPLLARRAREAGVVYSLAYGDQPALICDLVDWARAAGFNVISAGRGHKWLPHFAQSTPETVWGHYGLTPEQARIGGLNPKMFNSFLDGSKPAIESTAVCNATGLTPAPWGLAYPPASVDDIPKVIRPREEGGVLHHRGQVEVVSSLEKDGTPIPYDIRFGVWVVFEGDTEYIRRCFAEYGVRTDPSGRYACLYKRWHLIGLEVGISVASVGVRKEATGCPTGFRADVVASAKRALAPGEILDGEGGYTVVGRLMPAEESLRIGGLPLGLAHGWKVVRPVAAGEPLRWADIAVDESNAAVRVRREMESLFR
- the msbA gene encoding lipid A export permease/ATP-binding protein MsbA — its product is MSTPTSAQLYLRLLRYVRPYWRIFAASVLGTIVAAVTEPALPALMKPLLDGTFVEKDPWLMQWMPVALVALFLIRGVANFIESYCSNWVATRVVLDLREAMFRKFMVLPVDFYDEQVSGNLVSKVTFDVTQVTSAATSAVTVSLKDSITIAGLLGWLFYLNWKLTLITLVTVPGITLIVRLFSRRLRRVGREVQQAMGDTTQVLQEGIDCQKVVKIFGGASYETRRFHDSANRVRRFSMKYAAAAAANTSIVQLIAAIALAVIITIVARQSAANETTVGGFVSFITAMLMLLQPLKRLTGVNEQLQKGLAAAESIFGLLDRNPEPDSGTLGMPRARGDLVFENVTMQYARAERPALRDISLFIRAGETIALVGPSGGGKTTLANLVPRFYQPTSGRILLDGLDLRDISLESLRSNIALVSQEVALFNDTIAANIAYGARAGATQSEVIAAAEAANAMGFIRDMPQGLATIVGENGVRLSGGQRQRLAIARTLLKNAPILILDEATSALDSESERQVQAALDRLMEGRTTLVIAHRLSTIENADRIIVLDEGRIAEIGSHGELMRQDGIYARLHRIQFARTESPRGEISGERTPPAPDAESEVIPAPPANF
- a CDS encoding TonB-dependent receptor, with amino-acid sequence MHRITFASLALVPALSALPCAESAGADLLSHLSVPTVVVTGARFQQSPADHPVGVQVLTADDISRSGATTIPEVLSKQAGIVVRDNAGSPNRQIDLRGFGMFADQNTLILVNGQRISENEQTPANLASLSLADVERIEILRGSGAVLYGSGATGGTINVITRSPAAGDRAGRLVATAGSYGTWGMGARGSVGSDRLAAAVSVNHLASDNYRRNNDVREQNAQAELRWFTDRGSLSLAVSHSQEDLRLPSSRSAAQLVSDRRGTSTPDDSASLDATRVVLGGTQQYEWGSFAADFMHRDRSSQSFQFGGFNTIDSKVLGLSPRVRIPFGIGSVQHTLIAGIDWESWDFDNRITSFSYTGTGKQDNAAVYFQDTIVIAPDTTVSLGARQQRARSEIRESGAISTRNRNIRASELALRQAIGEAGSIYAKIGRSFRIANVDDVRCFCAGPANFLEPQTSSDREVGLDGSRPDSRWRVAYFVSKLQNEILFDPVGFRNVNLPPTQRSGLELDGSVTLAGKWTAGANYAWTRARFRDGTFSGATVGGNEIPLVPKHKATLSLGYQATEAMVLSATATYVGTQRFDNDQTNSFNAKMPAYTVVDFTVAHESGPWRLRGVLLNALGADYFSYGVAGGSPGVYNAYPAAGRAVLVNLDYHFDGR
- a CDS encoding cell division protein ZapA, whose protein sequence is MGREFKVSCTEEERPDLLRAVEYLDRKMCEIRDSGKVAGSERIAVMAALNITHELLKTQVSGGVDLGDLKRRIVGMQASIDAAMSNQDKLF
- a CDS encoding quinoprotein dehydrogenase-associated SoxYZ-like carrier, with translation MTSWAAALRCGIVPHMHHTLIVAIACLLLGGPAAADDTVEIWPMLQSSLFGTRPIAAAGPEIVLSLPARAEDAAVVPVSILTRPRPETVPPRKLYLVIERNPSPVAAIFEFGEAAGSVEIETRVRVETNSPVRVVAEYADGSLSMTTKFIEAAGGCSAPGSRSAADEAGLGRMRWQLPDTVRSDIPNPVTLLIRHPNTSGLAIDQSSRLIETPRFVRTVRVMWRDRLVMSADVDFSISQNPAFRFTFLPDGRGTLSAQVVDSSELKFESSVPVAGEGEK